ATGGCTTTAATAAAATACTCAAAacaaatttctcttctttttaattaaaatatgcaTATGGAATTATGAAAATATGAAACCTAAAATATGAAGTTATATGTGTGTTTTGGGGCACAATTATAGAACTGAAGAGTAAAAGGAGGGATGAGAATgctatgaaatgaaaaataatgaaaatataaaattatgattCTTGAATGTCCTCAACTCATAGGTTTGTAAACTCTTTAAGAATAAACTTtgctttttttattattctgtaCAGGTTACATTGAAAAATAGGTACTCAAAAGTTTGTTGTGATTTTATCATCAAATAACTGCAGGATCAATTTCCTACTAGTACAATCATATCTTTAATGACATTATTTGGCTAACTGAAGAATGACTAATTTtcactgaaaatgaaaaattgttggtaaaactatgtgtgtgtatatatgatatatgtatatgtgtgtgcacatatatgtatgcatatgtatacccAGTTGGTTGCTTTCCAAAGCAAAATGAATTGTTTACTTTGGCAGGAGGGGTGACAATGCACAACTAGCCAAAGAGCCCCATCCCCGGGCTCTCCTCCATTTATTTCATATCATTGTTTATAACCTGGCTTCCTTCAGAAACAGCTGGAATGAGGAAAAAGAAGCCAAGATTTTGAGTATCAAGTAAGGGGAAGGCTCCACTCTGTTCTTTCTAACCACAACACCTCGTCTAGAGCCCCAGCTAAGCTATTTTCAGAAGGGGGAAGTAGGACGGCTTAGCCAAAGTTGGATACACTTACTGGAAAGAGGAGCCAGGTCTGCATCtggcaggagggaaggaaaagcagTAGGAAAAGAATAAGGAACAAAGAACATGTCACTAAGTAGAATTTTGTTAAATTTCAATTTGCCAATATATGAGCAGAGGATAGATTTTCTCTGCTTTTGCCAAGTGCATTTTGAATGTACTTAGACATTTTGGCCATTAATTTGATGGAACGTCCTACATCAAAGGGAAGCCAGGGAAGTGTGGTCTGTCATCTATTTTATGAAATCTAGAAATCAAAGCAAGGGGAAGTGGAGTTGGAATGGGAAACAAGGAGCAAGGAGGATTAATTCTATGGATATGGGGAAGCTCTAAACCAGAACCCTGCCTAGTTAATCAATGTAGACTATGTGTTTTTGCTACTAAAGTATAGCCATCATCAGTCCCAATTAAAGGCCTGCCTTCTGCAAGAAActttttctagtcttatttaatcTAAGTACTTTCCCTCTTAGATTATCAGCCATTTATATCTTGTGCATACAGGGTTGTTTCATGTTGTCTTGCCCATTAGATGTGAGAGGAGGGCCTCttttcagttctatttttgcctttctttttatcaccaATCATTAGCATGGTCCCTACACAcagtagtgcttaataaatatttttttaatttcacttaatcataataatttttattcatataatacAAGAAAATCAGTATAAATATCAACTTGCACTGCTATCTGGGTTTCAATGAACAATAATCATGCTTCAGTTAAACCTCATTGACTATGATCTTGCCACTATGCAAAACCTTGGGACATGAAACTGAAGGATCATATGAATGGTGAAAACCTATTCTTatttagcctcagttttttcaggtGATTATTTGGCCAAGATCAtccaagaaacaaagaaaaatacgaTAATGTCCCTAGTACAGTGCTAGAAAAGTAAGGCTTCAACCTACTGGCAGAAAAGTAGACAGAGGCTGCTAAGAATGGTAACTTTCTACATTATGCATTAACTTGAATGGTGATATTCACAATGCGTAATGAATCGACATACCATCTGAGGAACTAGGTTATTAGCAATAGTGAGATTTTTgtcataaatgaaatgaaaacaaggaAGATAATCACAGgcttttcatttaaattcaattcaacatgcatttattaagtagatCCTCTGTACCACGCACTCTACCATATTGTTACAAAGGATTAAGAGATtgaaaaattatagaaagaaCTCATTAATACTcctcaaattatatatatgtatatatgcatgtaatatGTATTTAGATATACACTCTTCATGTTTAAGCATCTCTGAGTATGTCTGTAGTTGGTTTATACTATCAGCACCACTTGGTGCAACCACATCAATAAGATGAAGTTTTAGAACGTCCTTAGAATACAAAGAATTTTTATCCCGACTTCCAGTAAGGACGGTAAGGCAAATATCATTGaccacattttacagagaaggaagttAAAACTTGAAGCTTCTCCATTTTCACAAAGTAAATCTTGATGTTGAGATTACAACCattggtcttctgactccaaactgcATTGGGTTTGTTGgtgtatatatcaatatattggCTCTCCTAAAAACTAGTACATTATCagcataataaataattatgtggGAAAATAATTGTTAAGAAATCCTCTATTAAGAAAATATTAGCCTCCacaagaagatttttttaatcaagaaaacTTGTaataaaaaagtacaaaatgttttatttcaggaaacaatttaattcaattattcATCAtgatattttacaaattttataatttcaatatttatacacaattaatttagaatgatGATGCATAATATAGACAAAGAATATATCAACAAAAGCAAAcgttctgtgatttcattagctgAGGAAATCCCCAGTATAGAAATTCTCTCCAGGAAGCAACCTATTTATTGGACTTGATAGATAAATCCTAGGGAGTAACcaatcagaagttaaatgacttgccccaggtcacacagttattaagtaggagagtcaggatttgaacacaggtcttccttactccaagttcagcactctatccaccttgcCATACAGTATTGGCATCTGAGTAAAACTGTTTGCATTATCTTTCCTCCTGCTGCTTATTATATATGTGCactaaagaaacagagacaagaaaggaaataataatttaaaagtaaaaacaaaaaaattcccttaattttttttctgttttgaaagaAAACCACCCTCTAATAACCATTAGATAAAGATGCACCTGAATTGCtcattaatataaagaaaactatgtACCACTGGCACAAAACCAAAttaaattgttttcatataaaaGGTATTAAGTATTTGGGGTTATTTCCTTTAACCTGGTACTCACAATCATGCAGTCACACTACTGGTGTGATAGCATTACCTCTTTTTTGTTCATgaaatcaaattattattatGGACTCATAGAAATTTATAGCCCTGCTCATGATAAGTTGTAGAATaaatgtaaatctttttttttggtcaacaaGCATAACTGCTGGTCTTGAGTTCTGATCTTCCATCAGTCTGTCAATAgtttatatttaagtaatataaatttaaaaaaaatatcgaTGCTTATTTAGATGACAAACTATAGATAAGTATTTGGGAAGTGCTTTTTAATTTGCTGTCTTGAACCTAACACAGATGTTTAGATGTCCTTATTCTAGAGATCATGGGGGTCTTTGAAGACCTGGGCTTCAAATTCTAGATGTTTCtgcaaaataaaagtgaaaaaaattagatATAGCTTACACTAAAGTCTTGTTGGATTCTTAAAGTGGCCCAGTTCCACTGATGACTTGAtcataaatctaattaaaaagtaaaacaatgaAAATGTTTTAACCCTGATGAGAAGGGAAGGACATTTGAGGCAATGATGAAGGGAATTAGAAAGCTGCTGCAGGGAAAGAGTTATTGAACTGttggaagaaaatatttaaaagttatcAAATTCATTCCATATTACAAGGCAATGATCTTATCTATCTGTTGTgaataacttaaaaacaaaacatgcaATTATCTACAAATGATATCTATATCCAAAAATTAATTTCCTTGCAATGCCTAGAAAGGTAGTGAGGGAGTGGATGAAGTGTATCCCTTTAATATCTTGGTCAAGAAATGAGAGAAATCTCAGCTCAATCCACTTCAAAGGTGAAGCCACTGATTCCCTTCCCACATTGTCCTATCTCAGCTTGATACTGTCACTTTTTTGGTCATTTGTTCCTGAATGCCTTTagagtaaaataaaaactccATTGTTGATATTTGAAGACTTTCATAATCTGGCTTTAGCTTATCTTTCCAGGATGATCATATATCACTTTCTCTTTATGCTCCCATCAACTAGCCCTCTTTCTGTTCCTCATATAACATTCCATTTTCCAGCTCTTTACTTTTGTACAAGCTATTCCCAGCATCTAGAATGCTTTggttcctcatctctacctcctggaaTACATAATTCCTTTGAAGGTGCAGCTCTTTTGCCACCTCCCTCAAGAGGTCTTTCCTGAAGCCACCAGTGTTACCCTTTGCCAAATCACTGTTCATACAGTTTAGATGTATGCTTTATTTGTTgttgtgttcagtcatttcagtcatgtttaatttttcatgactccttttttggggagttttcttggcaaagatactatttccttgtccagctcattttacagatgtggaatcTGAGGTGAGTAGGACTAAGTGACTTCAAACTCaaaaagataagtctttctgactgcaggttTCATATGCTATCTACAGATCCACCTAGCTGTTGGATGCGACTTTATAAGTAgctaagaaagggaaagatatatCCAACTGAatagagaattccagagaatagcAAGCAGAGATAAGGTTTTCTTAAGTGATCAatgcaaagaaatacaaaaaaatgggaaacatAAGAATTCTTTtcaagaaaatcagaaatatcaaGGGAATGTTTCAGGTAAAAATAGGCATGAAAAAAGACAATATGATAGAGATTTGACAGAAGTGTAAGTAATTAAGAAAAGGTAGCAGAAATACACAGAAGAATTCTACAAGAAAGATCTTAACATTGCCAGTGGTTACTGATCTAAAGGCCAGACTTCCTGGAGAATGCAGTAAAGTAGGCCTTAGGAAAAATTACTAACTATAAAGCTAATGAAAATCACAGAATTCCAGATGAACTGTTTAAAACTGTAGAAGATGATGCTGTTAGAATATGTCAATAAATTCAGAAAACTCAAAAGTGGCCACTGGATTGGAAAAGAACAGTTTATGCCCTAGCCCTAAAGAAGAACAACATCAAAAGAATGTTCAAACTCCAAAACAAttgcattcattaaaaaaaacaaacaaacaaacaacccatcAAGGTTATGTTTATGAATCTGCAAACTGGGTTTCAGCAATATGTGAACAGAGAATTACCAGAATAGGCTAGTTTTCTAAGAGGaagaggaactagagaccaaattgccaaaatTCATTgaattatggagaaagcaagagagTTCCAGAGAAATTTCTACTTCTGTTTCATGGACTACACTAAAGCCTTTGACAGTGTGGGTCATAACAGAATGTGGCAAATCCTCAAAAAGATGGGAGGGAGTATCAGGTCATTTTACTTGTCTCCTCAGGAACCTGTATGTAGGTCAAGAAGCAATAGAGAGAAGTAAACATGAAACACCTGAttggtttaatattgggaaagGAGGACCACTAGGCTGTATATTGTCACATTATTTATTTAACTACAACATGCAAAATATAAGGCTGGATGAatcaaaagtcagaattaaagtaGCTGGGAGAAAAAGGAATCATGAGATATGCAAACTATACTTCCTTGTGAGTGAAATAAAAGATCATAAAATCTGActttaaacttttaaaacatCCAAAAACTAAGATCTTGGTGACTGGCCTCATCATTTTCTGGcaaataaagggagaagaaattgaagcactatctaattttattttcttgacctCAAAGAACACTGTGGACAGTGATtgtagccatgaaattaaaagacacttgctccttggaaagaaagctatagcatatctgaattatttattaaaaagtggAGACATCACCTTTTCAACAAAGGTCTTTATAAGTCAGTTATGCTTTTCTTTTCAATAGCAATGCATAGCTGTGAGAGTTGTACTATAAGGAAAGGTGAGTGCTACATAATTGACACTTTTGAATTGTGGTtctgagaagacttttgagaatcTCTTGGAcagcaaagagatcaaatcagtcaatattaaaagaaacaaattcaggTTCTTCCATGGAAGGTCAAATACCAAAGCTGATGCATACTTTGGTCACATAATAAGATAAGACTTATTGTAAAAGGTCATGATGGGAAACATGGAAGGTAAAAGGCAAAGGTGACGGCAGAGGATGATATGGATAGatggtgtcatggaaacaatgaacatgaacttagATTCAGGAGATAGTGAAGGGCAGAAGAAACTGGCATgcatggggtcacaaaaagtcagacacaaatgaacaacaacaaaacatgcgataactgccccccccccttgATTCAATGGAAGCGCTGGAAGGCAGAAATCATCTCACTTCTATATTTGTATAGTCCCCTAGCTAGCACAGTACCTTgcacaaagaaaaacatttaataaatgcttgctgattgatatATGATGAAACTTTGAGGGGAGGTTCAAATGAagggtttgtttggttttatgaatgaggataatgcatatatatatatatatatatatatattttcccccccAGGGAAGAAACTAGTGGATAggggaacatttttaaaaatgagaatgaagaaaaaaattttaaaaatgagatagaaGAGAAAGTGGGGGAAGACTACATGTCAagattaaagagaagaaaaaagacaagCTATATTAGGAACTTGACTGAAGGAAGCACTGGATGATACTTCATCTTGACAGATGGagcttaaaatatatttcctatgaCAAGAGAGGACAACTGGTCTTACCCTAGTTTCACTGTGAGGACTCACCTAGCtcctttggtattttctttttagGATTGAAAAAGTTCTTCAGAAGCTACAGAAAATATCAGAGTTGTGAGACATTCTAATAGGAGACCCTAAATGCTAATCCACTGGTTCTTTCATGTGGGTAGAGATTATTTTCTCCTCGGGGGCAAATTTATCTGTGTATGGCCAACCACTTATTTAGTCAAATCCTATGGATTGAATATAGATGTTTTTCAGTGACTGTTAATACCTTTGGGTCAGGTAAACATGGACCAAATGCTTCCAACAAAAGACCTTCATCTCTTACAGCTTGTTCATAATCTGCAAAGGATAGCTTTCCATCATGGTCATAATCCTAGGAAAGacgaaaaacaaaaaatattagatATGATAAGTGATTTTGATGACATTATGTGTTACATATGTGTAACATCATTTAGATGATAGAAaaatatgtgtttatgtgtatgatttttctttttattaagaaGGAGAAGTCACATGGCATAGTGGTTGGAGAGCTGATCTCAGAGATAGCTTTTGGGTTTTAAGTTTTGCTTTTGATAAATGCTTTCTTTAGGATCCTGaccaagtcatttcatctcttcaTGCTCTTGATATTTCTCTAAGGCTACAAATTGACTTGCATTGGCAGAGGCAGCCATCTCATGAATAATTTTTTCCTGCTAATGAAACCACAGGTTCATTCTCTATGCCCTATGCCCACCAAAGCAAATAATGATTACTGCATTTcccctttttgcttttcttccataCCCAATTATTTTGATTGAAATATGCTGATAATATTTGGCTGTAATATGCTTACCATTTTCTTAAGTGTTATATCAACTaaatctttaattccttcatcagGATCTTCTTCACTTGGCTGCTTGAGAAGGCTGTTTTTCAGCATATGAAACATTTCTTCTCGTGAAATGAAACCATCACCATTCAAATCGTAAGCTTCAAAACAATCTTTTAGAAACATAAAAAATTGTAATTTTGTtaagttgactttttttttattttctcttaagcAATTTTAGGCATTCTTAAGTTGGGTAGCTAGGACATTAGCCACTTTAATCATTTTCAGAATGATTTCTCTAGTGGGTTTAGAATTATCATTGCTGTTATAATTTTGATTCAGACATAAAATTCATATTCAGCCCAATAttagtcaattttattttcatgtatgCAACATTTAAACACACATCCAAAACCTAATGCTGCAATTATAGCTTACTATAgagtattcttttcctttccacttCGAAACTGACTACATTGAGTAGATTGTCCTCTCAAATTACTTGCTCCCTGTAATCATctttcattacattcaatataTAGTTTCTCTGAAAAGGCTGGGCTAGGCTTAAGAAACCCAGAGCGTATAGTTCATTTCCAGTACTTTCTTAGACAGTGAAAATGTGGCCTGACTCTGCCCACCTATGTTGATCTATGCCACATGCTTTAGGCCATAGTGGGAACATCTACTAACTTGATGAGTGTTAGAAGATTTGACCACGTTTCAGTGAATGCAAAAATATAACATTCTGTTATGCCCTCTAAATTTTCTCAATGTTGAGATGGAAGATATTTTTATGGACTATGAAGTTCAAGGGCACCAGTTCTAGGCTACTTTGGGTTCTTAGACCTTTATCAGTTTAAGAGAATGGTTGagtttttgttacattaaatatttccatttccattttattctgaaCAAGGCAAAAAAAGTCTTTGTTGAAATTGAGCCCCCTGCCAAAATtcaaagtattttgtattttcctctccctccatACCAGTTCTGTCATCCTGGGTTACTAAAAGTCTGActaaaagtcagacacaactgaacaacaacacaataAATACTATTTTAGACCAAGAAACTGACATGGGCCAGATTTAGAATGTAGAAGAGTGTGAGACAACATGGTGTAGAAGAATGCACAGTGGCCTAGGAGTTAGGATACACAAATTTGTAATCTTTCCTTTTGCTACTCCCTACCTGGCCAAGTTTATgaatctttctgggtctcagaaTCTCCATCTATAAAGTGATAGGATTGaaatcaatgacatgtaaaatatCTGTTAGTTTGAAATTCCATGATTCTACTATTTAAGTAAAATGGATGGATGGGAAAACATTGATTTGATAATTTCAAAGCACAGAACATGTTTCTGGAGTATTTTTGTTAACTGGATTATCTGGATATATAAAAAATTTATGTTtgctaaaaatgatttttaaaaatcaagtgaaAGAAAAACCATTTTTATGTGGAACTCCTATTGTCTTTTGGACTCCTGCTACATTGATAAATTTTCATAAAGTTAAAATTTCAGTATTGTTTGTTTCAAACAACAATGCTTCACCTTAGCATTCTttgaactttcttttaaaatgagatgGTCAACTCATTGGATATTTACTGATTGGTGTCTTTATTATCTCTTAGAAGATATGGACAAGGggtaggtaggtagcacagtggatataaTGATAGGTCTGGAGTTGgcaggacatgggttcaaatctggcctcagacagttttTGGAATTTTGGAGAGGAATCTAGAATTATGCACCCAATGTCATAAAAATGAGTACCCTTTCACTCAGCAATAAGCAGTAAACAAATAATGTttgtttcccaaggtgatcaaggaaaaaggtaAAGGACCctacacatttaaaaatatttctagcagccctttatgttggcaaagaattggaaattgaggaaatgaccatcaattggggaatggcagaataaGCTGTATTTTATGATTATGTACATGGTCAAAGGAAGTGAAGGgcagtttttggaagaagaaatcaaagctattgatATCTCTggtttaagaaatgatgaggttaATTTTtgaagaaacatggaaagacttgtcTGAAATAATGAAGAGGGAAATGAGCAAAAGCAAGAGAATGCtatatacagtaacagtaatattgtttgAAGAGTGAATGACTAAGTTATTATGTTACATGACTATTCAGATCAACTATGAGGGATTGATGAAGGAAGATGTTATCAATCTTCAGAAAAAATATGTAGAACTATAAATTATATAGGttcacatatatatttctataaaaaacTCATCTTTATTGTAGGGCTGGGCAGAAAGGAAAACTGCTTGGAActgaaatataacaaaaataaaataaataaaacaaatatagagACCTATGGACTTAGAATAGGGCCATACAAGATGataaaagcataaaaaaatttaaagcagtcattttcaaacatttgttGATGTTGGCACGGTAGCACAAttactatttaattttaatttgatctcACAATAGGGGAGTTGGAGAATTCACATATATGGAATTTCTGTTCAATAAAGGTAGTCATTTTTTGTGAGTTTAAGGTCTGAAATTTTTTGAGGCTACTACATGATTTTATAAGGCAAAATATGTTTTTTGGTTTGAATACTATATCTAGCATATTACACATGTTAGGTAAGCAAAATTTATATTAAGCTACTtatacaatttcttttatttgcaAATAATATCCAAAATTTCTCAGTAAAATTAGTAGGACCTATAACATACTCATTGAGAATTACTGTACTAAAAATCAAAACTCATGAGAATTGTATTCAGATAATGCATTAATTCAGGTTAACATTAATTGGTAGAAtctaacaataaaataatttttgcattgtttattttaaataagagaacaatgtggaataaaatataaagtataaaattAGAAGACCAGGAAAACTGCAAATACTTTGGAAAATATGGAATTTCTAGCAGCCCTTTatactggcaaagaattggaaattgaggaaatgaccatcaattggggaatgaaaaATACTATATTGTGTTCTGCAAAACAAAGTTCAGGGGCATATTTAAGCcatatatttaaaagtaaattataaataaaactaatatattaAAAAGCACAAAGGTTGAAACAAAATTTACTTTTAGATAAATCATAAATTTGttaaattatcaaaaagaaatattttagagaATTGTTTGAAGATGGTGGCCTATGCAGAGTAATGAGGATAtcgcattcttttttttttaagtagaacaaagaagagaaagacatcCCAGGCAGCAAATCCCTTCAGTAACATACCCTACATCCCGCCTAAAGCACACagaaacacatatatacacactcacacacacacatatgtctcATATTATAAATTGGCTACAAAAGGTAAGAATGTTATATTCATAAAAGGGGGATTGGTGGTATTTTTGGctcattttaaaatatggctTTAGAGTGTCTTTTTCCCATGATTCATTGTAATATaatgtttattttcatatatttgttaCTAAATTACCTTGTGCTGATGTAACTCACCTAAAATGTAGCTATTgatggtaagtcacttaactcccattgcctagcccttctgtcttagaaccagtgcacattattgattctaagatggaagttaagggttttatatttatatatatatatacacacacatataattatatatatattcatttttttctatgctGCTCCATCAAATTCATTCACCTGGTTCTTCACAATGTCCATCTTTCATCACTTCAGTGTTTGAAGAGTTCTTCATATCCTTTCTGATTTTAATCTTGCTGGTTTTTAGAATTTGAAAGTTTTTTTCCCTGAAATAACCTTTATCATTTTAATACATTAATTGACAAATTTTCATTAAACCAGGTTTAATGGTCATAAGAAAACTTTTTCAGGACTTATCAGTATTTAGATTaccacatttttctttcttggagTCATCCTTTCTCCAACCATTTTTGTTTCTACTGTTCCATCTAAACAATAAAGCAGTTTTTGGAAAGCAGGATTTTTGGTATAGCCAAGATACAGTCCTAGCAGTAAAAGAACAATCATGTTTAGAGCTCCACATATATACCATGACTATTTCTCTTACGTACTGATGTATGGAATGAATTTTTTCAGTTATTGATTCAAAAAGTGAATTTTCATGTTTTGAACAATTTATGTGCCATCTTGGAGATTATATTCTTTTATCCCAGAAGTAAAAATTCAGCTTTCATTACATAATGAACAAGGTCATTTAGAGTTGTTTGAGTTAACCTCTCTGAAAATAAAGAGAGATTATTTCAAATGGGAAATCATGACTTGGTTGGGCTCCTAATGCTGAAGAATCTTCAGGTTCTCCTTCATTCAAGTTCCAGATTTCTAGTAGTTTTAGAcaagttttaatttgtttatttgcttttgtttgttaccatttatatataatatgtaacataacaataatataatacatatgatttgttatacaaatgtaatagattataatatgcttatccaagagaaacaaatcctCCATTAGCAATATccaaaaatatatcttattttttccctttcccctcttactCCTCTgctctccccaagaaggcaagcagtatggttgtacatatattaccatataattTCCATGTTCATATGTTCCATATTTCcgtgttcatcatgttgtgaaagatgaCATAtactgcttacactagagaaaaattcatgcaggaaataaagtgaaaaatggtatgtttcaatatgcattcagactgTCACTTTCTTCTAAGAccatggatatcctttttttgctatgagtcccttggagttgtcctatatccttgccttgttgatgaCAGTTCAtttattcacagttattcattaTCTACtattgttactgtatataatgttgaAGTCTTTCAATTTCAAGTAGTCAAAGCTATTCTG
This sequence is a window from Monodelphis domestica isolate mMonDom1 chromosome 3, mMonDom1.pri, whole genome shotgun sequence. Protein-coding genes within it:
- the CLXN gene encoding calaxin isoform X1; its protein translation is MFALNRKRLQKLTNTLSKTNKHFNRHEIECLIRFFYTLLGDAAEKPDCIGLDRNTFRNILHTTFGMTDDMIMDRVFRAFDRDNDGHVSVTEWVTGLCVFLRGNLEEKMKYCFEAYDLNGDGFISREEMFHMLKNSLLKQPSEEDPDEGIKDLVDITLKKMDYDHDGKLSFADYEQAVRDEGLLLEAFGPCLPDPKCTYIISSRRKDNANSFTQMPILYGKVDRVLNLE